The proteins below are encoded in one region of Hordeum vulgare subsp. vulgare chromosome 3H, MorexV3_pseudomolecules_assembly, whole genome shotgun sequence:
- the LOC123440529 gene encoding uncharacterized protein LOC123440529 yields the protein MHDWAPAIIATTLFALLCPGGILQLPGRQRTVDFMNLRTSCLSILVHAVIYGVLLMLFVVILPAHLYV from the coding sequence ATGCATGACTGGGCGCCGGCGATCATAGCGACGACACTGTTCGCCCTGCTGTGCCCGGGAGGGATCCTCCAGCTGCCCGGCCGGCAGCGGACGGTCGACTTCATGAACCTCAGGACCAGCTGTCTGTCCATCCTCGTCCACGCCGTCATCTACGGGGTGCTGCTCATGCTCTTCGTCGTCATCTTGCCGGCTCATCTCTACGTCTGA
- the LOC123440528 gene encoding universal stress protein PHOS32-like, with amino-acid sequence MGERKIGVAMDFSASSKKALRWAADNLLRKGDTLVLLHIEHHGRDEAKHVLWSHSGSPLIPLEELKDTAIRQRYDIPDDAEVLDMLDAVSREKELSVVLKLYWGDPREKVCEAVGELNLESLVMGSRGLGQIQRILLGSVTNYVLSNASCPVTVVKAK; translated from the exons ATGGGCGAGCGCAAGATCGGCGTGGCGATGGACTTCTCGGCGAGCAGCAAGAAGGCGCTGCGGTGGGCGGCCGACAACCTCCTCCGCAAGGGCGACAccctcgtcctcctccacatcGAGCACCACGGCCGTGACGAGGCCAAGCACGTCCTCTGGTCTCACTCCGGATCCC CTCTCATCCCGCTCGAGGAGCTGAAGGACACGGCGATACGGCAGCGCTACGACATCCCCGACGACGCCGAGGTGCTCGACATGCTCGACGCGGTGTCCCGGGAGAAGGAG TTGTCCGTTGTGCTCAAGCTGTACTGGGGCGATCCGAGGGAGAAGGTGTGCGAGGCAGTGGGGGAGCTCAACCTCGAGTCGCTTGTCATGGGCAGCCGTGGTCTTGGCCAGATTCAGAG GATCCTGCTGGGAAGTGTGACGAACTACGTCTTGTCGAATGCATCTTGCCCTGTGACCGTCGTCAAGGCAAAATAG